AACGTTAAATACCACACAATTCCCATTTTGGCGTATGCGTTCATCGCAAAGCAATGGTATCATAAAACGTAGAAGTCGGTTTCCAGTGTAATTTCCGATTTCGTATCCTCCAATCAAtctgaatgaatcaaaatcaATCTTtggatattttttattttttatttccaatCGACGTTGTATTTTGACCAATAAATCCTCATTATTTACTGTTGCTGGGTTAATGCTGACCTGAAGGGATTCCACAGGAAACTGTATCTCACCCTCTATGCTGTTAAGTACTTCGCTTATAGTAAGCATGTTGTTCTTATCAATAATACATCAATGAATTATCTTTCTccttaaatttaatttcttgaaaagATGTTGCAGACATTACTTTCTccataataaaaatttcttaGCAATCCTGTCTGTGAAACTATAAACTTTTTCACTAAAAACTattaataaaaagtaaaaattaaaatggaaCTTCATGTCATTGCGAGTTTGTACAGCTCTATATTATCACTTTCCCCCTCCCTCCTGGAGTGAAATAACGTGGTTTAGGCTTAGAAGCCGAATGTTGAAAGCTGTTAAAAAGAGGACCTGGTCACTCTACTCCAGTGGTTCCTAAACTGGATTCGATTGAAACTCTAAGGACTCCGTGACCGCGGCTATCCTATTACCTTTGCAATAAAACTATATAGATAACATTGTTATAAAAAGGATGATAGTCAAAAATATACTATAATAGATTGATCGTCCAAGACAACAGGTTTTTTGTTCATCTGGTTATCAAACAATGTGAGCAAACATTTAACGTCACTCATAATGACAACATAATTCATAATTTTTGAGATGGGAACTTCGCGCTTGTGGTACTTTTTAAAGTTGTAGAGACAAGCCTGTCAATGTCGATGAAACGCAACGTTTCTGGAACGATGTAAGGGTATCATTATTGTCTTCCACATCTCTTTCTTAATGGTGACAAAGTTACACCTCGGTACTACGTTTTTGATCGAAGTCGATACATCGGTCATGCAAAAATCGGCCAAAACCGAAATTACCTCTACCATTTAATTATTTAGtttattatgaaaaaattggaaaagttTATGCAATGACAAACTTAGAAGAGGCCGACATATTAAACCCATGATTCTGCAAAAAACACAATAGCGATTAATATCAATTactgattattatttaatgtaaaatcagtgtatataaattatatcaaatttaaatgtactggtgcaattttctttaatttcgatatttaaatatatttaaatttttgtaatcaaTATTTGGTTTCATATAAATCAATTCGAATTTACTGTATTTGAGTTtatcttaattttttataaattgtttttacgtttttataattttttaaaatcaaatgaaTTAAGTATAAATTTACCGTATAAGTTAGTATTTACAGTTtagcttaaattttataattctATTTTAAATCCTGGCATTTACAACAGGTATAGCAAGTGGTTTTAACCCACTTGAACTGAGAACAAGTAACTAAACAAGTTACCAGAGTTCCGGTATCTGACTTCACCCCGGTTTGTTTgcagaagattattttgattGATGATTATTATTGATGATTGATTATTTCAGTGAATTGTAAATCACGGgagattttacaaaaatctTGTGCTTTTCGCAGTTACTTCTTTGTTAGATATGGCATTATGTGCTATATAGCTAGAACTTAGTGGATTTTAACCTTTGCTGTAATAATAGGCCTAAGTCACGAGGCATTTGAACTAAGTTAATCTCGCCTTGCAATGCGATTTCTTCCCAAGATCGGGTTGATCATTTTCTACTGTTCGTTTCGTTTGTCGTTGCTACACCGTGTAATTTATAATTAGTAATACTTTttataaatacaattttacGTAACAGTTCTAGTACGTTTCTATAAACAACAAGACCTTAATACTGATGTTTCATACTAAATAAaccatgttttaaaataacattttgcCCAGATATGactttgcataaaaataattcttaGTACtgtttacattagttatgcaAATAATGCACCTATACATTTAGTTATATCTAATCAATATGTATAGTACAATATCTGTTTTAAAATTAGCTTGTAATTCTATTTCTGGCCACACAATATCTGTACTGTTCCTATATCACCTTTGCACCATAATGGTAAAAGCCTTCGTTAAAACACAACATTTAGTTCTGTACAGAGTTTACTTTATCTATCACTACCTATAGAAACGCTTGCTAAGTTACAGAGGTGAATTATGCCGTGCGACCACACAGGTGTCCacattataataaaaaaatcaacacaacACGCTTCACAGTCCATACTTGCACTGGTAAGAATTCACAATTCGTTATGTCTGAAGttcaaaattactttaatCTTTTTATGGCATATTTATATCTTACGCAGTAGAATTATTCCGGTTTAGATTTGTGTACACGATCCTGAAAAATCAATATAATCTCTTATGTAGCATAACGtgtataattaatttttgacagGTCTTTGAAATATAACCAGACGAATATTAAACCAAGATTacaattaaactttaaacagATATTTCACTTATCTACTCGTGCACTATACTGCCGTAGTATGTTTTCCGACTCACCGAATTCAACATTATATTCTTAATTCCATTAAATAGTTTTAGCTGCTTTACTAAATAAAGGTGTGCCTTAGGGCctttagaaaataaattagttAGGTTACGAGGTTATGTAAGTAAAGAAGTCAATTAAAAGCTAATATACTGCAATGAAAGCTATACCTTAGATTATGCTGTATTAAGTTTGccttaaaaaatttatgaaagaaTGGAGCTGTTGCAAAAAAggttttcatcattttgtgGGTGGTAtcgtttttaaacatttgaagCAAATAATTATGTCCTTGAATTTCATCATACTTTCATCGCTAGCAAAAACAGAAAGCAGATAAAATAAAGCTGGTGCGTTTCTCATTCGCTCAAGATGTAGATGTCTCTGATAATTGAGAATGGAACGGTATTTCATAAAATGACTTCAATGCTTCAATTGTCTTCTGTATATCTATTTCTGCGAATGACTCATCAGCGTCGTGCTTAATGGATCTAGGAAATATCAATAATGCGACACCAATTAAGTCAAAACAACTTCAATAAGGAATTGAAGGTATATTTATGACCAGGTTTATGTCCAATTAGTGAATAATCAAAtctaaaacaagaaatttggtTTATGGAAAAGTTTAGAACTTTCAAGGAGTGTGTTAACGACTTACCCAAGTATAATGTCTTTTTCAGTTTCAAGATTTTGGTAATGCAAAACGTCTTGAAGTTTTCCGCTTTGTTGACTGTCAATGGCAAGTTTTACACAGGCAGGAAGAAGAGCCTTAAAAagctgtttttgtttcttacgATATGgattaacataaaaataagctCTGCATATGTCCAGGAAAACTCCTAAAAATGCTGATGAAAACGGACAAAGTACagtttctgaaaattttttcccCATAAAAttttcgaacttttgggacaGTTCTGAGCGTAAACTTTTAGCTTCTTGGATATCATTCGGAAATTTTTCACATGTTTTATCATCATAAAGTTTAGGAAACAAATGTCCAATTGGGCTACTCTTATCTGACGAAACAACCATTTCTAGAGTTTTGTCATCAACGTATACAAGAATTGCAAATGCCTTCTCTTGATTAACATTAAACAGTATACAGTTTCCATTCCGCCGAACATGCTCATCACAAAGCAATGACAGCATAAAGTGCAAAAGTTGAATTCCAGTATACCTTCCAATTTCGAAACCAccaatgaaattaaaaaagtcaAAAGAAATTTGAGGATAtcgttgttttttcttttccaaaCGGTGTTGTATCTTGTCAGTCAACATCTTATCGCTCACCTTCGCTGGTTTGATACAGACTTTGATAGGTTCAACAGGAATTTGTAACTCATCTCTTACGCGATTAAGTACTTGGTTTATAGTCAGCATATTTCTTCACGAATAAAATCTCAGTAACAGTTCGTTTGACAAACGTAATTTATAAACTCATTTCTGTTGCAAAAAATAACAGCTTAATGAGATAGTAACTGTTTTCAAGATAATATAAACCAAGAGTTTACAAAAGCATTTTTGATTAATCATAAAGCTTCAGAATTTGACGTTACTTCATCTGGTTTGACTAAAGTAGACTATTTACTGACATAATTTATATCTGAGATTTTCCAtctaattttgtaatattttgacTCATTTTTTCATAAGGGGTGTACACTCTTACAACATAATTCAATTTATTCACTTGGAATTATTTGGAATCGTAGTCAAACTTTACGACATATATACGTGGATGATACAACCAAATGAAAAAGATAATCAATTAttgcttatttattttacgGTTTAGTTCAAGACTCGTCGATCAATGAAATTGATCTGCCAAGGTTGTGTAAGTTATGAAAGACGACCAAGAACTATAGTATATAAACtactttcaaacttttccTACAACAATCACTTTCcaatttatattgtttcgTTTCGCAACCAGACCTGATCGATTGGCCAGTTTATTCTTTCATAATTTCTATATGACGATGCTCTGGtaattcattaattttaatttttactattGCCTTTTTACGTCTTAAGCAAAACGGTAGAGCCACAGTCAAACAGATTTAGGCTATGTTGTACATGACGAAAGGGAATTTACAAATGTTGTCTGAAATTGGGTAACGTAACTTCCAGAAGCAAATTGGGTAGCACGTACATAATGGTAACAGCCTTCGTGAAGACCCAAAATTTAGTTCAGTATGGAGTTTGATGTTTATCCATCAAAACGGACGCCCATATTAATAGCATCAAATGAATTACCTACGGAAGAATAATAACCAAAACGACATAACAAGAGAGACACAACAAGAGGACGGTTTGGTGATAGTAAACTAGTGTTGATAGAATGAAAGCGTTGTAATTATTGCTCTATGGAAACTTTTCCACGGTTGGACGTTTTCATATGTTGGTGTTGTCAAAGTACGTCTCGCGTTGATATCATTCAACTATTGCTCTTGTTATGTCGTTGACACTATTAATCTTGCGTTGGTACAATTCATTTGATGCTATTAATAAGGGCGTCCATGTACTAGATATAGTAATAGTGATATCGGCAAGCTAACGCGTTTTGAATGGAATACGTCTTCATAGGTAGTTGATTGGTGGCAggaaaactttgttttttgcatATGAATGTCACAAATGACAGCACATGAAATGGTAAAGCATTCCTGTTTTTACCGCAGGGCGCAGTTACCGGTACCGGACTAGGCTAGAACCAATAGCCAAAACTGAACTGTACTGTAGGTTACCATCTACTTTTATCAGTACAAATACGTGCCCCAACCGTTAGCTACTTTAGGCttatttaacacaaaatgttGTTGTGATACACTTGAGTATGCTTTTATTATACCTTTTACTATTGGCAGCGTCTATTTCAACCACtgccggtttctaaatgtgtAGTCAAGTAATTCataattaattgcaaaaatatagttttattaaGGATCTCCTGCcaaaatatagttttatttaaatacattttacagtaattcgtcatttttaacttttgttattCTAAAATACTTACCAAATTTGTTTTGTCGGCTCCATATAACAATAAACTGAAACTTTTTTCCTGCAATCGAGGATACCTATAAGCTATCTCAAGTAAAGTGCTGCTTGACTTAATATTGCGTAATAGGCGTACATGTTTAATCGTGGACGTGTCCTTTTTAGTGTATCCTTACAAAAGAATTGACGGCACATAATCGAAAGTTTTATAGTGACTTTCGCATGGTTTTGGGAAATAGTATATGTTTGCTTATATGATTTAAGAGTTCCTATTTACTTaaactttattgtcagtttTCAGCAGCCACGTTTAGTTTATTTAgctaaaattgcaaacaaaagaTCTAAGAGTgacactatagcctacatgttGGTTCATTGTGACGTCGAATAACTATAGCTAGCCTATATGACTTTATTTAACTGATTTTAATAGAACCCATATAAAGCTTATTAGATCCTACAAAGGTCAGTCAAAATGCTTGAAACATGCTGGACTTAAACTTTAGTTTGTGTAAGATCATTCTCCGAAGTTGCAATTATCTTAAGCGCTTTGCTGCTACGTCCATCTGCGTATTGAAGCTGGACCTGGTTGGGAAGATTTATCAACTCTAAAACATCTGAGTTAATATTTCGTTCCGTATCGATCAAAGTTGGCTGGCCAGCAACGAGTTTCGTTTGTCGTTGCTACCCGAGCCAGCTTATCGTTAAAATTCTTTTCTGAACTAGTTTTAAACTTCAGGTTCCAGTATGATCTCTATGTAGTTTGTTGTCCTGAAACACCGATTTCCTGGGCCTCTAAATAGCAACAAAGCGAAACTGTTTTCTCTGTCACCGGGGCTTTACCGTCTCCGTTGAATTTGCTCCTGGTCGTCTTATTGCGTAATTAAATGGATATAAAACACGCTCGAGACCATGCAttctgttttttgttcttttcaagtttatttatttccaaCCACCTTTTTCCAGTATCGATACGACTGGAAAGCCATTGAAAATCACTACAACTTGATGGTATTTGAAGTTTTGGCCGAAATCCCAGTTGTGAAACGTGTCTGTTTAAcgatttttacaatatttttgttcagATACGTTTGTGATACCGACAACTATAATCAATCTACGTAAGGTTACGCATATGTTCTATCTCTTCTTCATTGCTTGAAGTGTGCAACCTAATACGTAATAATGGAATTGTGTTGTATGAATGGTGTCATGCGGACGGCAAACTTGTAGCAGAATATTTACCTTGATTCAAACGTCCGAATAATTTCAATAATGTACAGGTCTATTCATTtcttgaaatacaaattttttgtttttatttgaatttagaTTAAGTTTTCCTAAAACTATAATGAAACTCTGTCACTTATTCTAAGATTTTGGAATTGTTGAACAacgttttaaactttataatGGTATCCCATATCATAGCAAAATTATTCCCACATAGGTACAGTATATAGGTGATAGATGTATTCGGTTCTAAAATATCCATTCAGACGTACTAAGATAAAGCAGGTTTACATTTCAAATGACTTGATGtgttgtaaataatttttgacaGGTAATGACTTAACTACCAAGTTTAGGTTTTACAATTGTCCAATAATTTAATCGAACAATTTTATAACTATATTCTTACCTTCGTTAACGTTATATTCTGTACTAGCTGCTTTTACTCAAACGATTTGTTTCAAGTTAAGGTAATTTAGGCCTAACTATCGTTTAGATGCACTTCAAATCTGAATCAGTGGTGAATTAACACAATACAGATGAACAGGTTGTGACACGTTCATACAAATATGCCGTAATGAGGTGAAACTGTTCTCCCGCTTTACCAAATTGATTGTCCACCACAAACACAACGCCCACAATTACAAATAACAAAGGTGTAGGCATGGGTACTAATATAGACCCAAAACGACAAGCCTTCTATAGAAAAAGCCGTTGTTATAAGGTGACGGTAATCTTTGTGCCATGTCCATAACCGACATAACCATAGGACAAGACTATATCTTGAAATTTAAAGTTAACGTTACAACATCACAGCGCATCGAGGGGTCGTGTTATTAGGCTGGATTAAGAATAGAAATgtgatatgcactgttaaaaatAACTCGTAATAGGCAACTCGTTATAGAAATTTagtaaaaattacaatttaattattaactttTGCCTAAAGTTTAATAGTAAAACATTACTAACGATGCATGTAAATTTGTTGCGGTAATCTGCATGTAAAATTtacgaaattttttttaacagtgTGGTCAAACTGCGTTAAGCTTGGTTTACACTGGGGCTTTGTCAAGCGTTGCGCAGGTTTCGCAAGCGTAGGCGTATACTATTACATCACATATCATCTTGCATACATTGTGTAAAAGTTTCAGTGTTTTGCGCACAACGTAAAATGGATTCTGAAGAAAGCAATTCCTGCTTACGGCAATCTAGACTATgctgtaagttttttttaaaaagttaaaactggtgttttaaaacaaacaataaaaagaaacGTATAAGAGATTAAAAGTATACTCGCTCTATGCTCAGTCGATATCTTCAGCGTAAGCTCCTTTTTCGGAaagc
The Clavelina lepadiformis chromosome 4, kaClaLepa1.1, whole genome shotgun sequence DNA segment above includes these coding regions:
- the LOC143452275 gene encoding uncharacterized protein LOC143452275 — translated: MLTINQVLNRVRDELQIPVEPIKVCIKPAKVSDKMLTDKIQHRLEKKKQRYPQISFDFFNFIGGFEIGRYTGIQLLHFMLSLLCDEHVRRNGNCILFNVNQEKAFAILVYVDDKTLEMVVSSDKSSPIGHLFPKLYDDKTCEKFPNDIQEAKSLRSELSQKFENFMGKKFSETVLCPFSSAFLGVFLDICRAYFYVNPYRKKQKQLFKALLPACVKLAIDSQQSGKLQDVLHYQNLETEKDIILGSIKHDADESFAEIDIQKTIEALKSFYEIPFHSQLSETSTS